The genomic region gaaagacaaccatctatgcagcactccaccaatcaggcctttaaggtgcagtggccagacggaagccactcctcagtaaaagcccacttggagtttgccaaaaggcacctaaaggactctcagaccatgagaaacaagattatctggtctttttttttacattttagtcatttagcagacgctcttatccagagcaacttacagttagtgagtgcatacattttcatactggctacTTCCTTTGAAGATCAGTAGGAAGATCCTAAACCCCTTCATTTAGGAGGGATCCCAAAACTCCTCTCCATGGCTCCATCCAGTTGACCTTTCACCCCAAGGGAGGTTCCTAGGACACCATCGTCCATATGCATTAGATGAGACACACAAGCTGTTACATAGCAGCGGTAGGACCTGTCTGTCTCCAGATAATCCATGTTTTTCAGAGTACATAACCCCTGCTCATATGGAACCACCCCTTCTCTTTAACACAGCTGAAGCCTTGATGACAGAGTACACCCACACATTTACTCTGGGTGTTGGGTGTTGCAAATTAGAAATATGTTGTGTTTACTAAGCAAAGTTGAAACAGGTGGCTTTGAACGTATTGACCAGAGTTCCTGTGGGTTTTGTCAAATGCACCCAGACATGAAATTATGCACAGTGACCCCACTGAGCTGCACAGGCCGTCAACCAGTTGGCTGAATAACTAACAGGTTGTTAAGTCAGCTGTAAACGTGGAAGATATATTTCTGGAGGAGACCACCTTTTCAACGATCGCCTCAAGTATCTCAGAGACATGAGATTAGGCTAAACATGATCAAATCTTGTAGCAGGACATACACTAGAATATTCTAACCCGGCAACCAACCCAACCCCTAATGACAAACAGAGATTCGTCTGTATTCGTCACATTTTGATGAGTGGGTCCAGGGTATGGTTAATTTCCTATGAGATTCCAATGACAGTTCAAAAGCTCCTCGTGAGGCTGATATATTGAGTATACAGGAAATTATTATAATAGCCTACATCACCAACAGtgggaaaaatgtatgcatgGTCCTATTCCCTCAAAGGAGCTGGGCTCCCTAACCAGGGGACATCCCCAACCTTATCTTCCTTTAGACACAATGTCCCTAGTCCtcttgtctgtttgtctgtgaggATGTTGCTTGGATAGAGTGCCCAACCTCCTTCCTGTTTCTGCCACAACATCTGGGTCTGCATCACCCACAAGTCTGTTGCCAATGGTAACGGACAGGACAACATAAATACAAGCCCCTTCTGACAACAAGCAAAACTCTAGTAAAAGGGGTAGGAAATGAGTAACTAACATAATATAAGTACACTGACTTTTACTGTCCCAACAATAAGGAAGTTATTTGCGATTGGGAAGAAAGCCATCCGCTCTACCTCCCTGTTACTCTTTAGTCAGCCATTAACTGGCTCTGACTAAGATGGCCGGTGGCCTGGAATCCTTCCACGCCACTGTGAACACAGAGCACCACTCAGGCAGACTTTTCGCTGCCCTCTCAGAGCCAGGACATGTACCCTGTGGGATCACAGCGGAGCACACCTTTATCAACCACAACAATCCCCTGACAATCTCCGTCATGGGTTAAGAAGTGAGTGACCCTGGCTAAggtatgtggcaaatacaataTGCTGCTATGAGTTGTGAGACAGAAACTGACGGACATTGTGTCTTAGTGGGGGTCTTCAGGGATATGGCAGACAGGGCCAGAGAAGACCAATCAGGGCCAGCGAGGGCCAGACAGGTCCAGACAAggccagacagggacagacagggccAGTGGATACTGTTATTGACCCACAGCAGACATGAATGATTCCAAGGATTTTCAAAGAGGCACCTTCGCCTGGACCCACTGGCTGTCTCTCCCTCATATCACCTGAGTGTTATTCTTCCTCTGACAACTACAGTAATTTCTCTGCAGGAGACCAATTACACCTTAtctacctgagagagagagggggggataactGGGCAGGTCTGGGCAACATCAGTGAAGATAGCTAAGTCCTGTGCAATCTTTCGATCTTCCTACTTGCTTTATCAACACAGACTGTCATGTCTCTATCAGTGTCCATATTTCAAACTCAGACATTTCAGATAACAGCTGAGACACAGTTCAGAGTGTGGTATGAAGTACTGGACCGACACTGATTCTAAATAGtgtacaccacaggaggttggtggtaccttaattggggaggacggcttatggtaatggctggagtggaataggtggaatggtttcaaacacatggaaaccatgtttgactccgttccattaattccattccagccattacaatgagccgtcctcctatagctcctctcaGCAGCCTCCGCTGGTGTTCACATGCTCAGAGTGATCTGCACTACTCAGCTATTCCATTTTGTTACACAGCATACACAGGGACCACAAGAGTGGTGCTTATCTTTGGGGAGTGGCCTTTCCTTTGGAAACTGGAACAGAGACACAGCAAGGTCATTTGAGAAGAAAGTGCGGTGCCCATCACCTATTGTACTGTGCTCTGTCATCAATATCCTTATCCAGTGCTGAGTGCTCTGAAATGCTCACCATTCACCACACAGACAGGCCCCCAGCTGCGGGACAGGGCTCTGATGAGCAAGCACTCAAGGACTTAATACAGATGAGAGGGGCTGAATCACTTGctagcagcataccaccctgcattccactgctggcttgcctctgaaactAAGTAGTTGGTCCTGGTCGGTACCTGGATGGGAGACAGAATGCTGCTGGAAGGCCAGTAGGGGGTACTCTTCCCGCTGGTCTAAGGAGATCCCAATGCTCCAGGGCAGtgaaggggacattgccctgcATAGGATGCTGTCTTTCAGTGTCTtgactctgtggtcactaaagatcccatggcacttatcatatgagtaggggtgttaaccccggtgttgtggctaaattcccaatctggccctcataccatcatggccacctaatcatccctagcttccaattggctaattcgccccctctcctccccactgtaactctttcccaggtcattgctgtaagataatatgttctcagtcaatttacctgcTAAAATATGGGTCAATAAATAAACCTCAGTCCAGACTCAAACATCTGTCACAAGATGGATGTGTAGTCTAGTGGAACTGTAATGTAATCCTATTTCTTGACTGTTATGGCCATTTTTCTATGACCACAAAATTATGTTTTGGGGCAGATTCCCCTAAATGATTTGGGGCCTATCTTATGACAAGCAAAATTGTGCATCACAGGCAAATCAAAGTTTCAACAAAGTTTGACAGTTGATCAAGGGAGGGAGCACTGCCACAGCAGCAGCGTTCAAGTTTCACCTGTCCTCGTATGACATTATTTCAATTTAAAATAAAATTATAACTCAGCGatattaataaatacattttgaGGAAGAGCCTGTCTCACCTTGGACACGCCGTCCTCACTTGCCTGAGCCTTGCGGCGGAGCTGCATCAACTGCCACATGTCGTTGACCGGTGTTGTGGTTGAGGCAGTGCGGCTCAGCAGATCTGTACCGCTAGGAAGCTTCTCCAACGCGgccatctgtctctctatctgccgCAGTTTGTCCTCCATGTGATGGTACGGGCTAGAGGACTTGGTCAGAGGCGGCCCATGGGGCTGCTGTGGCGGagcatcctcctctctccagcCGGTGGTCATATTTTGAAATTTCAGGTGTCCCAGGATAGCGTGGAGGAGGGTATGCAACGCATTGAAGTTGACAGCTCCAACATCAGGTGTCCCGATCGACAGGTTCACCAAATCGAAAAAACTAATGTCAGCTGACATTTTGGCTCACACTACTTTTGGGTTTCaatgttttaaaaaaatatttacgAGGGATATGAAAGATATAGTTTCTTCCAATATATAAACGCCAGAATGATTCAATTAAATAAGATCAAAAAACGACAGGATCGAACACAAACAATATAGATGTAAAAATTATAGAAAAAAATACTTTGTTTCGTCTGCACCAAATAAAAAAAGTGTCTGTAAATTA from Coregonus clupeaformis isolate EN_2021a unplaced genomic scaffold, ASM2061545v1 scaf1138, whole genome shotgun sequence harbors:
- the LOC123486322 gene encoding uncharacterized protein C16orf96-like → MSADISFFDLVNLSIGTPDVGAVNFNALHTLLHAILGHLKFQNMTTGWREEDAPPQQPHGPPLTKSSSPYHHMEDKLRQIERQMAALEKLPSGTDLLSRTASTTTPVNDMWQLMQLRRKAQASEDGVSKSMSLIQDLLKEIQDLKESRDDLKKAVKSLQNQLDQLNMSELVDRINKVEQYCHRLDNLDSATKELQDRVGRYPDPDELIQCVTWDILQTTLVSKQHNLQKLFLQ